A genomic region of Dethiosulfovibrio salsuginis contains the following coding sequences:
- a CDS encoding ABC transporter substrate-binding protein, translated as MTENYSSKSSARALALSLIVTGSILLGGGKALAEGTEGFKTVTDHLERTIEIPKDPQRILALNPNMMDFLYILGYSPVGKVEEYEIRPEGAALPSVGRQNNVNVEAVYGLKPDLIFGNVGHMAPIMDALEQTGAAVVALDAKRNDDALLGVMYLMAQALGKEEAAVEYKALFDSVVEKGKARLRETQPDIKSMVILQGGVKSILAFMPGNFHSDLVGRLGLRNIVPVDFSRVSKEVPSAIAFNIESIMTEDPDVIFIRTVGKGGGSTVERMKKDPAWSSLRAVRENRVIVMPGKLNPGKIGLHEATQWIADQLCSIEAK; from the coding sequence ATGACAGAGAATTACAGCTCAAAGAGCTCGGCCAGAGCCCTGGCCCTATCGCTGATCGTCACCGGCTCTATCCTTTTAGGCGGAGGTAAAGCCCTGGCGGAGGGCACAGAAGGGTTCAAAACGGTGACCGATCACCTGGAGCGCACGATAGAGATTCCCAAAGACCCTCAAAGAATTTTGGCACTGAACCCTAACATGATGGACTTTCTCTATATCCTGGGATACAGCCCTGTGGGGAAGGTAGAGGAATACGAGATTCGACCGGAGGGTGCGGCCTTGCCCAGCGTCGGCAGGCAGAACAACGTCAACGTAGAGGCGGTCTACGGACTTAAACCCGACCTGATCTTCGGCAACGTGGGCCACATGGCCCCTATCATGGACGCTTTGGAGCAGACAGGGGCGGCGGTGGTGGCTCTGGACGCCAAGAGGAACGACGACGCCCTTCTAGGGGTGATGTACCTTATGGCTCAGGCCCTGGGGAAAGAGGAAGCAGCCGTGGAGTATAAGGCCTTGTTCGACTCGGTAGTCGAGAAGGGGAAGGCAAGGCTCAGGGAAACCCAGCCGGATATCAAAAGCATGGTGATCCTACAGGGAGGAGTCAAGAGCATCCTGGCCTTTATGCCTGGGAACTTCCACAGCGATTTAGTAGGAAGACTGGGCCTTAGAAACATCGTCCCTGTCGACTTTTCAAGGGTCAGCAAGGAGGTCCCATCGGCCATAGCATTCAACATAGAGAGCATTATGACCGAGGATCCCGACGTCATCTTTATCCGAACGGTGGGCAAAGGGGGTGGCTCCACCGTTGAGCGAATGAAAAAAGACCCAGCATGGAGCTCCCTGAGAGCGGTCAGGGAAAATCGGGTGATAGTCATGCCAGGAAAGCTCAACCCAGGAAAGATAGGCCTTCATGAAGCGACCCAGTGGATAGCCGATCAGCTATGCTCCATCGAGGCGAAGTGA
- a CDS encoding class I SAM-dependent methyltransferase yields MGVAVRSAILDRETKRFLKKHRNGAEVNLGAGLDSRMERLGVKNVTWYDLDLPEGIEMRKNFFDETKNRRFIAKSVFDFSWMDDIKTEGGPVLFIAEGLLMYFPEKQVRRLFVELAKRFPGGEMLFESTAPFVVGKARFHDSLSKVDEIPEFLWGPKKPEVVSSWSPGIVFVDKWNFFDYAKSRWGWMRFARHLPVLGKSMSCHIVKVKFR; encoded by the coding sequence ATGGGGGTGGCGGTCCGCTCCGCCATACTGGACCGAGAGACTAAGAGGTTCCTGAAAAAACACCGAAACGGGGCGGAGGTAAACCTGGGAGCGGGGTTGGACTCCCGTATGGAGAGGCTAGGGGTAAAGAACGTCACGTGGTACGACCTAGACCTCCCTGAAGGCATAGAGATGAGAAAAAACTTTTTTGACGAGACCAAAAATCGACGGTTTATAGCCAAGTCGGTTTTCGATTTCTCCTGGATGGACGATATCAAGACCGAAGGGGGTCCCGTGCTTTTCATAGCAGAGGGACTTTTGATGTACTTCCCCGAGAAGCAGGTCCGCCGACTTTTCGTAGAGCTGGCAAAAAGGTTTCCCGGTGGGGAGATGCTGTTCGAGTCTACCGCCCCCTTCGTGGTCGGCAAGGCTCGGTTTCACGACTCGCTCTCCAAGGTGGACGAGATCCCTGAATTTCTGTGGGGGCCGAAAAAACCCGAGGTGGTATCTTCCTGGTCTCCCGGGATAGTCTTCGTCGATAAGTGGAACTTCTTCGACTACGCTAAGTCTAGGTGGGGCTGGATGAGGTTTGCGAGGCATCTACCTGTCCTGGGCAAGTCAATGTCATGTCACATAGTGAAGGTAAAATTCCGCTAG
- a CDS encoding ABC transporter ATP-binding protein, protein MLEAKGLSFGYDKKPILKDISFSASRGQVISLIGPNGSGKSTLLRCLCGLLPTGKETVRILDKPLGRYSSRELSRVIAFLPQMQERVSSISVYELVGMGRAPYHRSGWFLDGEDHRKIRWAIGYMGLDSLVNRPIDMLSGGERQRAWIAMVLAQDTPIILLDEPVTYMDLKFQWDLLTVLRDLRNSFQKTVISVFHDINHALEISDRVYLLKDGRIHSTGTSDQVITERSILEVFDIGTHVCRFKKCRRPVVVPCG, encoded by the coding sequence ATGCTGGAGGCAAAGGGACTCAGCTTCGGATACGATAAAAAACCCATACTTAAGGACATTTCCTTTTCAGCCTCTAGGGGACAGGTCATCTCCCTCATAGGTCCCAACGGATCGGGAAAGTCCACCTTGCTCAGGTGTCTCTGTGGGCTGCTTCCGACAGGGAAGGAGACCGTTCGTATTCTCGATAAACCTCTAGGTAGATATTCCTCCCGAGAGCTCTCCCGGGTAATCGCCTTTCTACCCCAGATGCAGGAGAGGGTTTCGTCGATATCGGTTTACGAGCTCGTCGGCATGGGCAGGGCCCCCTATCACAGATCAGGGTGGTTTCTAGACGGAGAGGATCATCGGAAAATCCGGTGGGCCATAGGGTATATGGGCCTCGATTCTCTGGTGAACAGACCTATTGACATGCTTTCAGGCGGCGAGAGACAGAGAGCCTGGATCGCTATGGTGCTGGCTCAGGATACGCCGATTATCCTCCTGGACGAGCCGGTTACTTATATGGATCTAAAGTTTCAATGGGACCTCCTGACGGTGCTCAGAGACCTGCGAAACTCCTTTCAGAAGACAGTAATATCGGTCTTCCACGATATAAACCACGCCCTGGAGATATCGGACCGAGTTTACCTCTTAAAGGACGGGCGAATACACAGCACCGGGACATCGGACCAGGTCATAACCGAGCGGTCCATCCTGGAGGTCTTCGATATAGGAACCCACGTTTGCAGGTTTAAAAAGTGCAGAAGGCCTGTGGTCGTTCCATGCGGCTAA
- a CDS encoding YfcC family protein — translation MASQVEEKKDGSAKKKFTLPHVYVLLVSLTILAAVGSWVLPAGEFSREMNETINRTVVIPGSFKEIASTPVGPFQTFIAIQKGLVDAAGVFFFVLLAYASWFVVLETKALNAFIGWLLRLFKDRSDYILVVFVYIFGMSASVFGMFEETFGFLPLFVGMAIAMGYDAIVGLATVGMAVGIGYTAAVMNPFTVILAQNFAGIPLLSGWAFRVVVWLVMETLACWWILRYAKRIKEDPSKSYMAGVDMGDLQLDHDELLNTQFNARTRSVCIVIVLSIAALVWGVTQRGWYFNELSGLFVVMGIVSGLVGGFNPNKLADVYVKGLKDIIFGCMIIGLSRGVLVVMREGHIVDTVVYYLSLPLQDLPRWLAAEGMLVVQNLINFVIPSGSGQAVVTMPIMAPLSDVLGISRQVAVLAFQFGDGLSNLLWPTALIPIMCAIAHVPLDKWYRFFIPFFLIALAFQGIFIAAAVALGI, via the coding sequence ATGGCGTCTCAGGTAGAAGAGAAAAAGGATGGTTCGGCAAAGAAGAAGTTTACCCTTCCTCACGTGTACGTTCTTTTGGTGTCGCTGACCATCCTTGCAGCAGTCGGGAGCTGGGTTCTTCCAGCGGGGGAGTTCTCCAGAGAGATGAACGAGACCATCAACAGGACTGTGGTGATTCCCGGTTCGTTTAAGGAAATCGCCTCGACCCCTGTCGGTCCGTTCCAGACCTTTATCGCGATACAGAAGGGGCTTGTTGACGCGGCTGGAGTGTTTTTCTTCGTCCTTCTGGCCTACGCGTCCTGGTTTGTCGTCTTAGAGACCAAGGCTCTTAACGCCTTTATCGGCTGGTTGCTTCGTTTATTCAAGGACAGGAGCGACTATATCCTTGTCGTCTTCGTCTACATCTTCGGTATGTCTGCCTCGGTTTTTGGCATGTTCGAGGAGACCTTCGGCTTTCTTCCTTTATTCGTGGGAATGGCTATCGCCATGGGGTACGATGCCATAGTGGGGCTAGCCACCGTGGGGATGGCGGTCGGAATAGGCTATACCGCCGCGGTCATGAACCCTTTCACGGTAATATTGGCCCAGAACTTTGCGGGCATTCCTCTGCTCTCTGGATGGGCCTTCAGGGTGGTGGTCTGGTTAGTCATGGAGACCTTGGCTTGCTGGTGGATACTGCGCTACGCCAAGCGAATTAAAGAGGATCCCTCAAAAAGCTACATGGCGGGAGTTGATATGGGCGATCTTCAGCTCGACCACGATGAACTTTTAAACACTCAGTTCAACGCTCGGACTAGATCGGTGTGTATTGTGATCGTCCTCTCTATAGCTGCACTGGTTTGGGGTGTTACCCAGAGAGGCTGGTACTTTAACGAGCTCTCGGGGCTTTTTGTAGTGATGGGTATAGTCTCCGGTTTGGTGGGCGGTTTTAACCCCAATAAGCTTGCCGACGTGTACGTCAAGGGACTGAAAGATATAATCTTCGGCTGTATGATAATCGGTCTTTCCAGGGGAGTCCTCGTCGTGATGAGAGAGGGGCATATCGTCGATACGGTGGTCTATTACCTCTCCCTCCCACTCCAGGACCTCCCCCGTTGGCTCGCCGCCGAGGGGATGTTGGTTGTTCAGAACCTGATCAACTTCGTGATACCTTCCGGCAGTGGTCAGGCCGTCGTCACAATGCCCATAATGGCGCCCCTCTCCGACGTGCTTGGCATAAGTCGTCAGGTAGCGGTGTTGGCCTTCCAGTTTGGGGATGGCCTTTCCAACCTGCTGTGGCCCACC
- a CDS encoding FecCD family ABC transporter permease has product MDSRSAMLHRGEVIDQNQGYDRARGRRLTAILFSIFIAFALCVTSVAVGTLSFSPMDVWEGLRGISSEPLVNQIIHNIRLPRVLTGLFAGMNLAVSGALLQGILRNPLTSPHIIGVNAGAGFMAVAVMILFPEKIEWIPSGAFVGALMAAMLVYGLSLASRTGETVRIILAGVAVSALLSALTSGMMFLNSDQLEVTYGWLLGSLSGRGWSYFHLLWPYSLGGLALALALAPKVNLFSLGDEIGSSLGLQVPLYRAILLVVASILAGSAVSVAGTIGFVGLMAPHLARLMVGNDYRYSLILTAVLGGVLLATSDTVARTIFQPIELSVGIVTAVLGAPFFLFLLFRKR; this is encoded by the coding sequence GTGGATAGCCGATCAGCTATGCTCCATCGAGGCGAAGTGATCGATCAAAACCAAGGCTACGACAGGGCCAGAGGGAGACGGCTAACAGCTATTCTCTTCTCTATTTTTATCGCTTTTGCGCTGTGTGTAACCAGCGTAGCGGTGGGAACCCTTTCCTTCAGCCCTATGGACGTGTGGGAGGGATTAAGGGGGATCAGCTCAGAGCCTCTGGTTAATCAGATTATCCACAATATCCGTCTTCCTCGGGTTCTGACCGGACTTTTTGCCGGGATGAATCTGGCGGTTTCTGGGGCTCTCTTACAGGGCATCCTGAGGAATCCTCTCACCTCACCTCACATAATAGGGGTAAACGCTGGAGCGGGATTTATGGCGGTGGCTGTGATGATTCTCTTTCCCGAGAAGATCGAATGGATCCCTTCTGGAGCCTTTGTGGGGGCTCTCATGGCGGCGATGCTAGTTTACGGCCTTTCACTGGCATCTAGAACAGGGGAGACCGTCAGAATCATCCTGGCGGGAGTAGCGGTCTCCGCCCTTCTCAGTGCCCTCACGTCGGGAATGATGTTTTTAAACAGCGATCAGCTTGAGGTGACCTACGGCTGGCTTCTGGGAAGCCTTTCCGGCAGAGGGTGGAGCTATTTTCATCTACTCTGGCCCTACAGCTTGGGCGGCCTAGCATTGGCGTTGGCTCTCGCCCCAAAGGTAAACCTCTTCTCCCTAGGCGACGAGATCGGCAGCAGCCTGGGCTTACAGGTCCCTCTGTACAGAGCCATTCTACTGGTGGTGGCATCGATTTTAGCAGGAAGCGCCGTCAGCGTCGCAGGGACCATCGGATTTGTCGGCTTGATGGCCCCTCATCTGGCTCGACTGATGGTGGGAAACGATTATCGGTATTCCCTGATCCTCACCGCCGTTTTAGGGGGAGTTCTCCTGGCAACGTCGGACACGGTTGCCAGAACGATATTCCAGCCGATAGAGCTCTCGGTGGGAATAGTGACAGCGGTACTGGGAGCACCGTTTTTCCTCTTTCTGCTTTTCAGGAAGAGGTAG